Proteins encoded in a region of the Paramagnetospirillum magneticum AMB-1 genome:
- a CDS encoding SagB/ThcOx family dehydrogenase: protein MNEVLDGIAGYHVRTKHANRRYAPGPGFLDWETQPDPFRTFAGARRVALPLRPGAETPPLGGLEARRPSPLDSDGLGLFLELALGLSAWKEVEDVRWALRNNPSSGNLHPTEGWLVLPPVDGIGVAPGLYHYAPFHHALEERCRLDALPADLAEGAFLLALSSIPWRESWKYGERAFRYCQHDVGHALAAASYAAACLGWHLRVLTAPGDEELAALLGLDRPESCHRFEPEHPDLIALVSPEPLPEPPLRPVGGVWAGQANVLSPDHEVWEAIGRALALSEKPATEPAPRPPSLSMPPLPGSAEPAGAVIRRRRSAQAMDGATGMGLEAFRRVLAATLPDHGRVPWRSWPWAARLSLLLFVHRVDGLAPGLFLLVRDPAALERLRADCQPRFAWTRAMPDLPLYALAEGDVTWTATELSCTQNIAGRGAFSLGMLADFDRTLAEDGAWAYRRLFWEAGMIGQVLYLEATAAGLSGTGIGCYHDDEVHDLLGLAPGSQAWQSLYHFTIGGAVEDARIATRPAYGHLNPAGSPP from the coding sequence ATGAACGAGGTTTTGGACGGGATCGCCGGGTACCATGTCCGCACCAAGCATGCGAACCGGCGTTACGCGCCTGGGCCGGGCTTCCTGGATTGGGAGACCCAGCCCGATCCCTTCCGGACCTTCGCGGGTGCCCGGCGGGTTGCCCTTCCTCTGCGTCCTGGGGCCGAAACTCCACCCCTCGGCGGATTGGAGGCGCGGCGGCCCTCGCCGCTGGATTCCGACGGGCTGGGGCTGTTCCTGGAACTGGCGCTGGGGCTGTCGGCCTGGAAGGAGGTGGAAGACGTTCGTTGGGCGCTGCGCAACAATCCCAGCAGCGGCAACCTTCACCCCACCGAAGGCTGGCTGGTCCTGCCGCCGGTGGACGGCATCGGCGTGGCGCCGGGCCTTTATCACTACGCCCCGTTCCATCATGCCCTGGAAGAGCGATGTCGCCTGGATGCGCTTCCCGCCGATCTGGCGGAGGGCGCCTTCCTGCTGGCCTTGTCCTCCATTCCCTGGCGGGAATCGTGGAAGTACGGCGAGCGCGCCTTCCGCTACTGCCAGCACGATGTCGGCCACGCCCTGGCCGCCGCGTCCTACGCCGCCGCCTGCCTGGGCTGGCATCTGCGGGTCCTGACCGCGCCGGGGGACGAGGAACTGGCCGCCCTGCTGGGCCTTGACCGTCCGGAATCCTGTCATCGCTTCGAGCCCGAGCATCCCGACCTGATCGCCCTGGTGTCGCCCGAGCCCCTGCCCGAGCCTCCCCTGAGGCCGGTCGGCGGAGTCTGGGCGGGCCAGGCCAATGTCCTTAGCCCCGACCACGAGGTGTGGGAGGCGATCGGCCGGGCGCTGGCCCTGTCGGAGAAACCGGCCACCGAACCCGCCCCCCGGCCGCCGTCCCTGTCCATGCCGCCGCTGCCCGGCAGTGCCGAGCCCGCCGGGGCCGTCATCCGGCGGCGGCGCAGCGCCCAGGCCATGGACGGGGCGACCGGCATGGGGCTGGAAGCTTTCCGGCGGGTCCTCGCCGCCACCCTGCCCGACCACGGGCGGGTGCCGTGGCGGTCCTGGCCGTGGGCGGCGCGGCTCTCCCTGCTGCTGTTCGTCCATCGGGTGGACGGCCTGGCCCCCGGTCTTTTCCTGCTGGTCCGCGACCCGGCCGCCCTGGAGCGGTTGCGGGCCGATTGCCAGCCCCGTTTCGCCTGGACAAGGGCGATGCCTGACCTGCCGCTCTATGCTTTGGCCGAGGGTGACGTCACCTGGACAGCCACCGAACTGTCGTGCACCCAGAATATCGCCGGGCGGGGCGCCTTTTCGCTGGGCATGCTGGCCGATTTCGACCGCACCTTGGCCGAGGACGGGGCCTGGGCCTATCGCCGCCTGTTCTGGGAAGCCGGGATGATCGGTCAGGTTCTCTATCTCGAAGCCACCGCCGCCGGCCTGTCGGGTACCGGCATCGGCTGCTATCACGACGACGAGGTCCATGATCTGCTGGGCTTGGCCCCCGGAAGCCAAGCCTGGCAGTCGCTCTATCACTTCACCATCGGCGGCGCGGTGGAGGACGCCCGCATCGCCACGCGGCCGGCTTATGGGCACCTCAATCCGGCTGGTTCTCCACCCTGA